In a genomic window of Nostoc sp. UHCC 0870:
- a CDS encoding STAS domain-containing protein: MQALLKSPKMAVIRPHGCLNATNALEFERELSTTLVQDDVSSLLVDLAAVESFDSSGLMSLVSALKLAQSLDKGFQLDSLSPAIRMILELTQLDEIFDLSEG; encoded by the coding sequence AAATGGCAGTTATTCGTCCTCACGGTTGCCTGAACGCAACCAATGCCTTGGAATTTGAACGCGAATTATCCACAACTTTGGTTCAAGATGATGTTTCTAGCTTGTTAGTAGACTTAGCAGCAGTAGAATCTTTTGATAGTTCTGGATTAATGTCCCTAGTATCTGCACTAAAATTAGCTCAGAGTCTAGACAAGGGTTTCCAACTTGATTCTTTATCCCCAGCCATCAGGATGATTTTGGAGTTAACCCAACTTGACGAGATTTTTGACCTATCTGAAGGATAA
- a CDS encoding TIGR03960 family B12-binding radical SAM protein, with product MAIAFEKLITSDILKPARYLGNERLAIHKPWDKAVIRWVLTYPEVYEVGSSNLGHIILYNILNAQPRQLCDRAYLPGTDLAGKLRTTNTPLFAVESKRELQEFDILGFSLSYELGATNILEMLDLAGIPLTWQERSQGNYPLIFAGGQTATSNPEPYADFFDFFALGDGEELLPEVGLVLEEGKQAGLSRENLLLDLAQIPGVYVPQFYAPAKDGSVKPLRPDVPQRILRRVATPIPAYSIGLVPYVETVHDRLTIEIRRGCTRGCRFCQPGMLTRPARDVEPEQVVEAIEKGMRATGYNEFSLLSLSCSDYLSLPAVGMEIKNRLRNENISLTLPSQRVDRFDENIANILGGTRQGGLTFAPEAGTQRMRDIVNKGLTNEELLRGVKTAWEQGWDKIKLYFMIGLPGETDTDVLGIEETVSWLQRECRGKGRRPLNFNLTISNFTPKPHTPFQWHSVSTGEFRRKQDLLRQAFRRSRGVKVNFTDVRISAMEDFIGRGDRSLGKVVRRAWELGAGMDSWYDNLSKAFAAWEDAIREADLDWKYRLVENGEWNLFAAQQESRVAGEAGEAGGAGEAGEQGELLIFSHSALSTQHSALSTQHGLNAPLPLTALTTHHSALTTHYSELTTQNSALSTQNSALSTQHSALSTPLPWDHIDTGIDKKWLIEDLQRALEAAVVPDCSFESCSHCGVCGTDFGHNIVIEPPAIPEFAGDFVPNITKTQRLRVWFGKQGDMALLSHLDMMRLFDRVVRRASLPVAYTNGFHPSPKIAVASALALGATSSGEIVDFELTESVEVDVFHQKLAQELPPDIPIYRVEQVDLKAPAANKLLEQVEYLITIAASSEVTPAQWQTWIEAINIRDEILWEQTTKSGKTQIINLRSRLFELELISANNNETESTAVLRYVGSCRQDGLLLRPEQVLSMLEIVAGEVADTENLGILKTDCTKFHLWQIHRNQLILAV from the coding sequence GTGGCTATTGCATTTGAAAAATTAATCACATCTGATATCTTAAAACCAGCCCGTTACTTAGGTAACGAACGGCTGGCAATACACAAGCCTTGGGATAAGGCAGTCATACGGTGGGTATTAACTTATCCAGAAGTATACGAAGTTGGATCATCGAATTTAGGGCATATCATTCTTTATAATATCTTGAATGCCCAACCTCGGCAGTTATGCGATCGCGCTTACTTACCAGGTACAGACCTAGCAGGCAAACTCAGAACAACAAACACCCCCTTGTTTGCTGTCGAGTCGAAGCGAGAACTACAAGAATTCGATATTTTAGGTTTTAGTCTCAGTTATGAACTAGGAGCAACCAACATTCTAGAAATGTTGGACTTGGCAGGAATTCCCCTCACATGGCAAGAAAGATCACAGGGGAATTATCCTCTGATATTCGCCGGGGGACAGACAGCAACATCAAATCCTGAACCCTACGCCGACTTTTTTGACTTTTTCGCCTTGGGAGATGGTGAAGAACTCTTACCAGAAGTCGGCTTGGTATTGGAAGAAGGCAAACAAGCTGGGTTAAGCCGGGAAAATCTGCTACTAGACTTGGCACAAATCCCAGGCGTGTATGTACCTCAGTTTTATGCCCCGGCAAAAGATGGTTCGGTAAAGCCTCTACGCCCAGATGTTCCTCAACGGATTCTGCGGCGAGTCGCTACCCCCATTCCCGCCTATTCCATTGGACTAGTTCCCTACGTAGAAACAGTACACGATCGCTTGACCATTGAAATTCGCCGTGGTTGCACCCGTGGCTGTCGGTTTTGTCAACCAGGGATGCTTACCAGGCCAGCCAGGGATGTAGAACCAGAGCAAGTGGTTGAAGCCATTGAAAAGGGCATGAGAGCCACTGGTTATAATGAATTTTCCCTCTTATCTTTGAGTTGTTCTGATTATTTGTCCCTACCAGCTGTAGGGATGGAAATTAAAAATCGGTTAAGAAATGAAAATATTTCCCTGACACTCCCCAGTCAACGCGTAGATAGATTTGATGAAAACATCGCTAATATCCTCGGTGGTACACGCCAAGGTGGGCTGACCTTCGCCCCCGAAGCCGGAACGCAAAGGATGCGGGATATCGTCAATAAGGGTTTAACCAACGAGGAATTATTACGAGGTGTCAAAACTGCCTGGGAACAAGGCTGGGATAAAATCAAGTTGTATTTCATGATCGGCTTACCCGGTGAGACGGATACCGATGTTTTAGGCATTGAGGAAACAGTTAGCTGGTTGCAAAGGGAATGTCGAGGTAAAGGCAGAAGACCACTCAACTTCAACCTAACAATTTCTAATTTCACTCCTAAACCCCATACACCATTTCAGTGGCACTCAGTTTCCACTGGAGAATTCCGGCGTAAACAAGACCTGTTGCGGCAAGCATTCCGGCGCAGCCGGGGAGTAAAAGTCAATTTTACCGATGTCCGTATTTCCGCAATGGAAGATTTTATTGGGCGGGGCGATCGCAGTTTGGGTAAAGTAGTCCGCCGAGCCTGGGAATTGGGTGCAGGCATGGATTCTTGGTATGACAACCTCAGTAAAGCTTTTGCCGCTTGGGAAGATGCAATCAGAGAAGCTGATTTAGATTGGAAATACCGCCTAGTCGAAAACGGTGAATGGAATTTGTTTGCTGCACAGCAGGAGAGTAGGGTAGCAGGGGAAGCAGGGGAAGCAGGGGGAGCAGGGGAAGCAGGGGAGCAGGGAGAATTACTTATTTTTTCCCATTCAGCACTCAGCACTCAGCACTCAGCACTCAGCACTCAGCACGGGCTAAACGCCCCGCTACCGCTAACAGCACTCACCACTCACCACTCAGCACTCACCACTCACTACTCAGAACTCACTACTCAGAACTCAGCACTCAGCACTCAGAACTCAGCACTCAGCACTCAGCACTCAGCACTCAGCACTCCCCTCCCCTGGGATCATATAGATACCGGCATTGACAAAAAATGGCTGATCGAGGACTTACAACGCGCTCTAGAGGCGGCGGTTGTTCCAGACTGTTCTTTTGAAAGCTGTTCTCACTGTGGGGTATGTGGTACAGATTTTGGTCATAATATTGTCATTGAGCCACCGGCTATCCCCGAATTTGCTGGTGATTTTGTCCCTAACATCACTAAAACCCAACGATTACGCGTTTGGTTTGGTAAACAAGGAGATATGGCGTTACTCAGTCACTTAGATATGATGCGCTTGTTTGACCGAGTAGTGCGACGGGCAAGTTTACCAGTGGCTTATACCAACGGCTTCCATCCCAGTCCCAAAATTGCTGTAGCCAGTGCCTTAGCTTTAGGAGCTACTAGTAGTGGTGAGATTGTCGATTTTGAGTTAACTGAGTCTGTAGAGGTGGACGTATTTCATCAAAAACTGGCTCAAGAATTGCCTCCAGATATCCCTATATATCGTGTCGAACAGGTAGACTTAAAAGCTCCAGCCGCTAATAAATTGTTGGAACAGGTAGAGTATCTGATTACCATAGCCGCCTCCAGCGAAGTCACACCAGCACAATGGCAAACTTGGATAGAAGCAATTAACATTCGAGACGAAATTTTATGGGAGCAAACCACCAAATCAGGCAAGACTCAGATCATAAATCTGCGCTCACGGTTGTTTGAGTTGGAATTAATATCAGCCAACAACAACGAAACGGAATCAACAGCTGTTCTGCGTTATGTGGGTAGCTGTCGCCAAGATGGGTTGTTGTTGCGTCCCGAACAAGTTCTGTCTATGCTAGAAATAGTAGCTGGTGAAGTTGCGGACACAGAGAACCTAGGCATCCTGAAAACAGACTGCACAAAATTTCATCTCTGGCAAATCCACCGCAATCAGCTAATTTTAGCAGTATAA
- a CDS encoding Rne/Rng family ribonuclease gives MPKQIIIAEQHQIAAVFSEDQIQELVVATGHHQIGDIYLGVVENVLPGIDAAFVNIGDPERNGFIHVTDLGPLKLKRTAAAITELLAPQQKVLVQVMKEPTGTKGPRLTGNITLPGRYVVLMPYGRGVNLSRRIKSETERNRLRALAILIKPAGMGLLVRTEAEGKPEEAIIEDLEVLQKQWEAIQQEAQSTRAPALLNRDDDFIQRVLRDMYGGDVNRIVVDSSTGLKRVKQYLQNWSGGQTPQGLLIDHHRDRSPILEYFRINAAIREALKPRVDLPSGGYIIIEPTEALTVIDVNSGSFTRSATARETVLWTNCEAATEIARQLRLRNIAGVIVVDFIDMESRRDQLQVLEHFNKALRADKARPQIAQLTELGLVELTRKRQGQNIYELFGETCSACGGLGHTVRLPGENESRLPIPVELPDRFVSLPQRESQREPQREPRLPVTRVTDMRETYDGFGEGFEGDSDSGALNLINHPSYQELNDQNKRRTRTRRSRIGINGANGKDESRIIANNPIGYINESDLDLDNDVEISTTPEIPLPNLGKSGWVERAERTKITKAEPIKPVVEPPEIRTVEMTQPEQDMFALMGISPLIKLEQEVKSSKSVIINIVQPGQVSTAPPEETSRSTVAETTNTEFSPPKLKLEPKSFSMPVTEPTVTAVSTETEDRASTEDRVSLEDRASMEDSEASTTPNRRRRRRSSALDSDSEDS, from the coding sequence ATGCCAAAACAAATTATTATCGCAGAGCAGCATCAGATTGCTGCCGTTTTTTCGGAAGATCAAATACAAGAGCTGGTTGTAGCCACAGGGCATCATCAAATCGGTGATATCTACTTAGGCGTAGTAGAAAACGTATTACCAGGAATTGACGCGGCTTTTGTCAATATCGGTGATCCAGAACGTAACGGTTTTATTCATGTAACTGATTTAGGCCCACTGAAGCTAAAGCGCACAGCAGCTGCAATTACAGAACTTTTAGCACCACAGCAAAAAGTTTTGGTGCAGGTGATGAAAGAGCCAACGGGTACAAAGGGTCCAAGGCTCACAGGTAATATCACTTTACCTGGACGGTATGTGGTATTGATGCCCTATGGTAGAGGCGTCAATCTATCACGGCGGATTAAAAGTGAAACTGAGCGTAACCGCTTACGTGCGCTAGCAATTTTAATTAAACCCGCAGGTATGGGTTTGTTGGTGCGTACAGAAGCAGAAGGAAAGCCAGAAGAAGCAATTATCGAAGATTTGGAAGTGCTGCAAAAGCAGTGGGAAGCAATTCAGCAAGAAGCTCAATCTACCCGTGCGCCAGCACTACTAAATAGAGACGATGATTTTATCCAGCGCGTATTGCGGGATATGTACGGTGGGGATGTCAACCGGATCGTAGTAGATTCCAGCACTGGGTTAAAGCGAGTCAAGCAGTATTTGCAAAACTGGAGTGGAGGTCAAACACCGCAGGGATTATTGATTGACCACCATCGCGATCGCTCTCCGATTTTAGAGTATTTCCGCATTAATGCCGCCATTCGCGAAGCCCTGAAACCAAGAGTAGACCTGCCTTCTGGTGGCTATATCATTATTGAGCCAACAGAAGCATTAACTGTAATAGATGTTAACTCTGGTTCTTTCACGCGATCGGCAACAGCCAGAGAAACCGTTTTGTGGACAAACTGCGAAGCAGCCACAGAAATTGCCCGTCAATTACGGTTAAGAAATATTGCTGGGGTAATCGTCGTTGACTTCATTGATATGGAATCACGGCGCGACCAATTGCAAGTTTTAGAACACTTTAACAAAGCCCTCAGAGCAGACAAAGCTCGTCCCCAGATTGCTCAACTCACCGAACTAGGTTTAGTAGAACTGACCCGTAAACGTCAAGGTCAAAATATTTACGAATTGTTTGGTGAAACTTGCTCCGCCTGTGGTGGTTTAGGGCATACAGTCAGGCTACCTGGAGAAAATGAAAGCCGCTTACCTATCCCAGTAGAATTACCAGATAGGTTTGTATCTCTGCCTCAAAGAGAATCCCAAAGAGAACCGCAAAGAGAACCGCGTTTACCCGTCACTCGTGTGACAGATATGCGGGAAACCTACGACGGATTTGGTGAAGGATTCGAGGGAGATTCTGACTCTGGAGCTTTAAATTTAATTAATCATCCCAGCTATCAAGAACTCAACGATCAAAACAAGCGTCGTACCCGCACTCGTCGTAGTCGGATTGGTATCAATGGAGCAAATGGCAAAGATGAAAGCCGCATCATTGCTAACAATCCTATAGGCTATATCAATGAATCAGACTTAGACCTAGATAACGACGTAGAAATCAGTACAACACCAGAAATTCCTTTACCTAATTTGGGTAAATCTGGTTGGGTGGAAAGGGCAGAGCGCACCAAAATCACGAAAGCAGAACCGATTAAACCCGTGGTAGAACCCCCGGAAATTCGGACTGTGGAAATGACACAACCAGAACAGGATATGTTCGCTTTGATGGGAATTTCTCCTCTAATTAAATTAGAACAGGAAGTAAAAAGTTCTAAATCTGTAATTATTAATATTGTTCAGCCAGGACAAGTATCGACAGCACCACCTGAAGAGACTTCTAGATCAACTGTTGCTGAAACAACAAATACAGAATTTAGCCCACCAAAACTGAAGTTAGAACCCAAATCATTCTCGATGCCAGTAACTGAGCCAACAGTAACGGCAGTCAGCACTGAAACTGAAGATAGAGCTAGCACTGAAGATAGAGTTAGCTTGGAAGATAGAGCTAGCATGGAAGATAGTGAAGCAAGCACTACTCCTAACCGTCGTCGTCGCCGTCGTTCTTCTGCCCTCGATTCCGACAGTGAAGATAGTTAA
- a CDS encoding ribonuclease HII, whose protein sequence is MVGRSPSLGEATPTSPPLKETNWLEFSSTFANIPGLIAGVDEVGRGCLFGPVVAAAVILPASALPELTAAEIKDSKKLSSIRRIKLAQQIYSLATDWKIGYASTAEIDQMNILQATLLAMRRAVHKLKVQPVLCLIDGNQLVKDLPMPQQTIIKGDERSLAIAAASIVAKVWRDDLIMRLATKYPLYDLANNKGYGSKKHLLALQKYGSSQLHRKSFRPCQIRGMGV, encoded by the coding sequence ATGGTGGGGCGTAGCCCATCTCTAGGAGAGGCTACGCCAACGTCCCCACCTTTAAAGGAAACTAATTGGCTAGAGTTTTCCTCGACATTTGCAAATATTCCGGGGTTGATAGCAGGAGTAGATGAAGTTGGGCGGGGCTGTTTGTTCGGCCCTGTCGTTGCAGCAGCCGTTATACTACCAGCCTCTGCTTTGCCAGAACTGACAGCAGCTGAAATTAAAGATAGTAAAAAACTATCTAGTATTCGCAGAATTAAACTGGCGCAACAAATTTATAGCCTAGCAACAGACTGGAAAATTGGTTATGCTTCCACGGCTGAAATTGACCAAATGAATATTTTGCAAGCAACTCTATTGGCTATGAGGCGGGCTGTACACAAGCTAAAAGTACAGCCTGTTCTCTGCTTGATAGATGGGAATCAGTTAGTTAAAGACTTACCTATGCCACAACAAACCATCATCAAGGGAGATGAGCGATCGCTCGCCATTGCTGCTGCTAGTATTGTGGCTAAAGTTTGGCGTGACGATTTAATCATGCGTTTAGCAACCAAATATCCCTTGTATGATTTAGCGAATAACAAGGGTTATGGCAGTAAAAAGCATTTGTTAGCACTGCAAAAATACGGGTCTTCCCAGCTACACCGCAAGTCTTTTCGTCCTTGTCAAATTAGGGGTATGGGGGTATAG
- a CDS encoding DUF1997 domain-containing protein, protein MATRFTASQSVEIAVPQQTIPIQHYLRQPQRLVNALVDQRRIQQLSDEVFRLKMRPLTFMSLSIQPTVDMRVWAESNGTIYLRSLGCEILGFEYINQRFSLNLRGYLSPYQHNGDTRLNGQADLEVQVDLPPPFSFTPKPILETTGNGLLKSVLLTVKQRLTHQLLADYRQWVISQTHNQSLNNDGANLPFLNLE, encoded by the coding sequence ATGGCTACCAGGTTTACTGCCTCCCAATCGGTAGAAATTGCTGTTCCACAGCAAACTATTCCTATTCAGCACTACTTGCGTCAGCCGCAACGTCTAGTTAATGCTTTGGTTGATCAAAGGCGCATTCAGCAACTTTCTGATGAAGTCTTCCGCCTCAAAATGCGTCCTTTGACTTTCATGTCCCTGAGTATTCAACCTACTGTAGACATGAGAGTCTGGGCAGAGTCAAATGGGACAATTTATCTGCGATCGCTAGGCTGCGAAATTCTAGGTTTCGAGTATATTAATCAGCGTTTCTCTCTAAATTTACGCGGTTACTTGTCTCCATACCAACACAACGGCGACACTCGTCTGAACGGTCAAGCAGATTTAGAAGTGCAGGTGGATTTACCACCCCCATTTTCGTTCACTCCCAAACCAATTTTAGAAACAACAGGGAATGGTTTACTCAAGAGTGTCTTGTTAACAGTGAAGCAGCGATTAACCCATCAACTGTTAGCAGATTATCGCCAATGGGTAATATCACAAACTCACAATCAAAGTTTAAATAATGATGGTGCTAATTTACCCTTTCTCAATTTAGAGTGA
- the pheA gene encoding prephenate dehydratase, with the protein MTISIAHLGPPGTYAEQATIFYVKWLTQNTGIETILCPYPSIAQSLKAVAQGQTDLAVVPVENSIEGSVTMTMDTLWQLDSLRIQSALVMPIAHALISCATSLDGIQTVYSHPQALAQCQNWLGEFLHNVKLIPSNSTTEALEALEQDITTAAIASTRAAQIYNLPILANQINDYPENCTRFWVISQAATEITHQLPLQTPTHTSVAFSVPANVPGALVKALHIFAQLDINLSRIESRPTKRSLGEYLFFIDSEAAVNTPHMQSALAELNTYTEVLKIFGSYNVLPVIMQES; encoded by the coding sequence GTGACTATATCGATCGCTCATTTAGGTCCTCCAGGTACTTACGCAGAACAAGCAACTATTTTTTATGTTAAATGGCTAACCCAAAATACAGGTATTGAAACTATCTTATGTCCCTATCCTAGTATTGCTCAGTCGTTAAAAGCTGTTGCTCAAGGGCAAACTGATTTGGCTGTTGTCCCGGTAGAAAATTCTATTGAGGGTAGCGTCACGATGACGATGGATACATTATGGCAGTTAGACAGTTTGCGAATTCAATCAGCTTTAGTTATGCCTATTGCCCATGCGTTGATTTCCTGTGCTACTAGTTTAGATGGGATTCAAACTGTTTATTCTCATCCCCAAGCATTAGCACAGTGTCAAAATTGGTTGGGAGAATTTCTTCACAATGTCAAGTTGATTCCCAGCAATTCTACTACTGAGGCACTAGAAGCTTTAGAGCAGGATATCACCACCGCCGCGATCGCTTCTACTAGAGCGGCACAAATTTATAACTTACCGATATTGGCTAATCAGATTAACGATTATCCAGAAAACTGTACACGCTTTTGGGTAATCAGTCAGGCTGCAACAGAGATTACGCACCAGTTACCCTTACAGACTCCCACTCATACATCTGTTGCTTTTAGTGTACCTGCTAATGTCCCTGGAGCATTAGTTAAAGCACTACACATATTTGCTCAATTAGATATTAACCTGAGTCGCATCGAATCTCGTCCGACAAAGCGATCGCTAGGAGAGTATTTATTTTTTATTGATTCAGAAGCTGCTGTCAACACACCACATATGCAATCAGCTTTAGCAGAACTCAATACCTACACAGAAGTTCTGAAAATATTTGGTAGTTACAATGTTCTGCCAGTTATTATGCAGGAGTCATGA
- a CDS encoding LON peptidase substrate-binding domain-containing protein yields MTSSSRIAVRELPLFPLPEVVLFPTRPLPLHIFEFRYRIMMNTILSSDRRFGVVMVDPVTGQIANVGCCAEVIHYQRLPDDRMKMLTLGQQRFRVLEYVREKPYRVGLVEWLEDHPPSKDLRPLAAEVEQLLRDVVRLSAKLTEQNIELPEELPDLPTELSYWVASNLYGVAAEQQSLLEMQDTALRLEREAEILTTTRNHLAARSVLKDTFNPKL; encoded by the coding sequence ATGACATCTTCTTCTAGAATTGCAGTTCGTGAACTACCTCTGTTCCCGTTACCCGAAGTAGTTCTGTTTCCCACTCGACCATTACCCCTGCACATCTTTGAGTTTCGCTACCGAATCATGATGAACACGATTTTGTCAAGCGATCGCAGGTTTGGTGTAGTGATGGTTGACCCAGTTACAGGCCAAATCGCTAATGTTGGTTGCTGTGCAGAAGTTATTCACTACCAGCGTCTACCAGATGACCGCATGAAAATGCTGACCCTGGGACAGCAAAGGTTTCGTGTTTTAGAATACGTTCGAGAAAAACCTTATCGCGTTGGCTTAGTAGAATGGCTAGAAGATCATCCACCAAGCAAAGATTTACGTCCTTTGGCGGCGGAAGTTGAACAACTACTGCGTGATGTGGTTCGACTTTCAGCTAAGTTAACAGAACAAAATATCGAACTCCCGGAAGAGTTACCTGATTTGCCCACGGAGCTATCTTATTGGGTGGCTAGTAATCTTTACGGTGTGGCGGCGGAGCAACAATCATTACTAGAAATGCAAGATACTGCGCTTCGCTTAGAACGAGAAGCAGAGATTTTGACTACTACTCGTAATCACTTAGCAGCGCGTTCTGTGCTAAAAGATACATTTAATCCCAAGTTGTAA
- the rpsJ gene encoding 30S ribosomal protein S10: MATLQQQKIRIRLKAFDRRLLDTSCEKIVDTANRTNATAIGPIPLPTKRKIYCVLRSPHVDKDSREHFETRTHRRIIDIYQPSSKTIDALMKLDLPSGVDIEVKL, encoded by the coding sequence ATGGCAACTCTACAGCAGCAAAAGATTAGAATTCGTTTAAAAGCTTTTGACCGTCGATTATTAGATACATCTTGCGAGAAGATTGTAGACACAGCTAACCGGACTAACGCTACAGCTATAGGCCCTATCCCTTTACCAACAAAACGTAAAATCTACTGCGTGTTGCGATCGCCCCACGTAGATAAAGATTCCCGCGAACACTTTGAAACTCGCACCCATCGCCGAATTATCGATATCTACCAACCCTCATCTAAAACCATTGATGCTCTGATGAAACTGGACTTACCATCAGGTGTAGACATTGAAGTAAAACTGTAA
- the tuf gene encoding elongation factor Tu, with protein sequence MARAKFERKKAHVNIGTVGHVDHGKTTLTAAITMTLSALGQAEAKGYDQIDNAPEEKARGITINTAHVEYETENRHYAHVDCPGHADYVKNMITGAAQMDGGILVVSAADGPMPQTREHILLAKQVGVPHLVVFLNKEDMVDDDELLELVELEVRELLSSYDFPGDDIPVIKGSGLQALEKMTSSPKTKRGEDKWVDKIYELMDAVDSYIPTPERDIDKPFLMAVEDVFSITGRGTVATGRIERGKVKVGDNVELVGIRDTRNTTVTGIEMFKKSLDEGMAGDNAGVLLRGIQKADIERGMVIAKPGSITPHTQFEGEVYVLTEKEGGRKTPFFSGYRPQFYVRTTDVTGTITAFTADDGSEAEMVMPGDRIKMTVELINAIAIEQGMRFAIREGGRTIGAGVVSKIVK encoded by the coding sequence ATGGCACGCGCAAAGTTTGAAAGGAAAAAAGCCCACGTCAATATCGGTACTGTTGGACACGTTGACCACGGTAAAACAACGTTAACAGCAGCTATCACCATGACCTTATCTGCTCTTGGTCAGGCTGAAGCTAAGGGCTATGACCAAATCGACAACGCCCCAGAAGAAAAGGCACGGGGTATCACAATTAATACAGCCCACGTAGAGTATGAAACGGAAAACCGCCACTATGCTCACGTAGACTGTCCCGGCCACGCTGACTATGTGAAGAACATGATCACTGGTGCAGCACAAATGGATGGCGGTATCCTGGTGGTTTCTGCGGCTGATGGCCCCATGCCCCAAACTCGTGAACACATCCTGCTAGCCAAGCAGGTAGGTGTTCCCCACTTAGTTGTCTTTTTGAATAAAGAAGACATGGTAGACGACGATGAACTACTAGAATTGGTGGAATTAGAAGTTCGGGAATTGCTTTCTAGCTACGACTTCCCCGGCGATGATATTCCAGTAATTAAAGGTTCTGGACTCCAAGCGTTGGAAAAAATGACCTCCAGCCCCAAAACTAAACGGGGTGAAGACAAGTGGGTAGATAAAATCTACGAATTAATGGACGCAGTAGATTCCTACATTCCCACGCCTGAGCGTGATATCGACAAGCCTTTCTTGATGGCGGTAGAAGACGTATTCTCGATCACAGGTCGTGGTACTGTCGCTACTGGTCGGATTGAACGCGGTAAGGTTAAAGTCGGCGATAACGTTGAATTAGTAGGTATTAGAGACACCCGTAACACCACCGTCACCGGGATCGAGATGTTCAAGAAGAGCCTCGATGAAGGTATGGCTGGTGATAACGCTGGTGTACTACTACGTGGTATCCAAAAAGCTGATATTGAACGGGGGATGGTAATTGCTAAACCCGGTTCTATTACTCCTCATACCCAATTTGAAGGTGAAGTATACGTACTCACCGAAAAAGAAGGTGGACGGAAAACACCCTTCTTCTCTGGCTACCGTCCTCAGTTCTACGTGCGGACTACTGATGTAACCGGTACAATCACCGCTTTCACCGCCGATGATGGTAGCGAAGCGGAAATGGTGATGCCAGGCGATCGCATCAAAATGACAGTAGAATTGATCAACGCTATTGCAATTGAGCAAGGTATGCGCTTTGCGATTCGTGAAGGTGGTCGCACCATCGGTGCTGGTGTTGTCTCCAAAATTGTTAAATAG